One stretch of Microplitis mediator isolate UGA2020A chromosome 9, iyMicMedi2.1, whole genome shotgun sequence DNA includes these proteins:
- the LOC130674693 gene encoding uncharacterized protein LOC130674693, whose amino-acid sequence MAIYNSKSSFIFTDTNRNDLTHLVLDRESDGFVVNPPIKPARFIELAHGIVQLFPRELVGTYYTPHVNKTQFSKGITAKGKLLYHHNFRRAKQRKALKLLKQQNQDVVSPEHADEEFNDKLNFLYEHLEPWPEVVANWEHTYETQQKILKNLNDIKAYYNRFPCLKQSLGYELLKIDFEKRFPNKTTCLRDKWPVFKDCIIRLLQTTRTPKNSMLANIVTADLPILQGDALDTTVLWILSAMLKKSTPMFQDITPDKPAKRGRKSKHISGDPEEENLQWNPSTAEVQ is encoded by the exons ATGGCAATTTATAACTCTAAAAGTTCTTTCATATTTACGGATACTAACAGGAACGATCTTACACATTTAGTCCTTGATCGTGAAAGTGATGGTTTCGTAGTTAATCCTCCAATTAAACCAGCACGGTTTATTGAATTAGCCCATGGAATTGTTCAACTCTTTCCGCGAGAATTAGTGGGTACCTACTATACACCTCATGTCAATAAAACTCAGTTTTCCAAAGGAATTACTGCAAAAGGAAAATTGCTCTATCACCATAATTTTCGGAGAGCGAAGCAACGAAAGgctttaaaattgttaaaacaACAAAACCAGGATGTcgttt CTCCTGAGCATGCAGATGAAGAAttcaatgataaattaaactttttatacgAGCATTTAGAACCTTGGCCTGAGGTAGTCGCTAATTGGGAACACACATATGAAactcagcaaaaaattttaaaaaatttaaatgatattaaagcttattacAATAGATTTCCCTGCTTAAAGCAATCTTTGGGATATGAATTg cttaaaattgattttgaaaaaCGATTCCCAAACAAAACTACTTGTTTACGTGATAAATGGCCAGTTTTTAAAGATTGTATCATTCGTCTCTTGCAAACAACTCGAACAccaaaaaattctatgttgGCAAACATAGTTACAGCTGATTTACCAATTCTACAAGGAG ATGCATTAGATACAACAGTTTTGTGGATTTTATCTGCTATGCTAAAAAAGTCTACGCCTATGTTTCAAGATATCACTCCTGATAAGCCAGCTAAAAGAGGTCGaaaaagtaaacatatttcaGGTGATCCTGAGGAAGAAAACTTACAGTGGAATCCTTCTACAGCTGAAGTGCAGTGA